In Opisthocomus hoazin isolate bOpiHoa1 chromosome 12, bOpiHoa1.hap1, whole genome shotgun sequence, the sequence CCCCTAGCTTTGCTAGCCGGGAAAGCACTGAAGTACGCGCATAGAGCCCCGCTGAATTAATGTCCTCAGGGATCCACTAACAGTGCTCCCTGACAGCTGAGAGCTGCCGGAGAGCAACGCTTTATTGCTCCGGACTGTTGGCTTATCTTGGCAGGGATTGAGAAGTGGAACCCACATAGCTGAGAGTCATCTTCTCCATAAGCTAACAATCACAAAGCAGAGGATTCACAGAATGAAAAACGCATCTTGCATATAACAACTACTCACCTCCCTcccattccttcttttttttttttaaggcttagtGGCCTGTCCCCTTTCCTGGGAGAAACTGATGCAGAGACAATGAATTACGTAGTCAATTGCAGCTGGGATTTTGATGCAGAAGCATTTGAACAGCTATCGGAGGAAGCTAAAGACTTTATTTCCAGACTACTCGTGAAGGAGAAAAGGTACCTCTTTGTCTGATGGTGAGGACAGTAGCACCTAATGACATTAAGTTCCTCCTAGCCAGCTGTTTGGATTGCAGCCAGCAACAAGAACTTCCTACGTGACATTTTTGTATGCTGTATCTGTGCTTGCTGGGCAGTTCCTCAGTGATTCAGAAGCccctatttaaaaagaaaatgtctgtGTCCCTTGACTGCAGAAAGTTGCTTTTCACAGTAGCATCAGTACAGGCAGAACAGAGGAAATCTGGGAGGATTTGCTGTGTAGGGATCTGTCTTTAGTATTCCTTCTCTGAGCAAAAGCTATTTCTATTGTTACTTTGGATTCTCACAAGCCCTGACATAGATTGCAAAAATGCCTCTTGAATGCCATGGAGGATGAGTGGAAGCTGCAGCTGTGAAAATgtgcatttgttctttttttaaagtgggCTACATGCATTTGGTAGATATTAAGGAGCATTTGGGGCTTAACTCTGCATGTGGCTTCTCAGTCTTGGCtccactgaaataaaaagtgattGCACATATGAAATAACAGGAGAGAATGAGGACGATATTGATGTCAAACCATGGCTATGGGGTTGGGCGAGTGagtagagaaatttttctctTGCTGAGTTTTTTGATACAAAACTAATCAAAACAGGAAATGATGCATGCAGTAAAACAGATTGTGTGTTCGAGGGGAATTCAAAGGAGTGTTTAGAACATTAACAACTTCCAGATCATTACCCAAATCAGACAAATCAGTTCTAGTACTGATTACATTTTGAATAATAAGTCATATGAAAAGCTAAGAATAAATGGAACTTTTGCATATTGCCAGCCAGAGACAACAAAGGCTTTTTTCTCAGACTGCGGTGGTGATTTGCTAGGAGACCGTCAACTTTGCTTTGGAGTCTTCTATTTTTCTGTGGGAATAGGGACCCCAGAGGGACGCTAGGCAAAGTCTGGTTAGAAGCTGTGAATGAAAAGGCTATGCAAGAGACGAGTATTGTCAGTGAGATGCGAAGGGCAGCAATTAGTTGGCCCAGTTGTTCCCAGGGTGTGTGCACAGCCTGCGCTCTCCTATGGCCGAGGCACCTTGGCCATGCTACGACAGTGGGTCTGATCTCGAGCAAGATCCGTACCTACCTCCCCTGACCCAGGAGAATAGGTGTGAGCAGGCAGGAGTCGTCTCTTCATCATCTGCTCCGTGGCAGCTCAGACAAAGCTCGGGAGTTAGGCAGAGGCTTTTGTTCTGAAGAAAGGCAAATTAAAACTTTTTCTCAACACCTCTCTCCCAAGACTTCCTCTGTtaccatatattttttaaagctttttggaTAGGCCTTCACGTTTGGGCCCATTGTTGAATGTCAGGAGATATCTGTATCTCTATTTATATAGATAAAAATGTATGCTTAGCTTGATCCAAGTTTAGGATGAATAGACAATTGTGCTTTTTAAATGTGAGCCACAAAATAAACCTGCACTGTCAGGACAGACAGGTAACATTACAaatcttatttttctgtatgCACCGATTCTCTTGGCAACGTTCTCCATTCACTTAACAAAATGATACATGAACTGATGAACCTGTACAGCTgttccttcaaagaaaaaaaacattccccAAACCAAACCCTAAAAAGGCAAAATACAGTACTTAGCCACAGCTCAGTCAACCCactgcagccccaccagcagctTTTTATGCCACTTGCCCCTTACAGTGGAGAGTGCAGGATGTCATTAGCATCCTATGCATGGGGATGAACGTCTCAGGAGGCATCTCCGCTCACTTGTGTTGGTTCATTTAAGACAGTTCCTTTGATTGGTAATACTGAGCAGCACAGGGCACCAAGAAAATGGCTGTCGGGTTGCTGGGTTTACAGATTTCCTCTCCCGCAGCTGCCGGATGAGTGCAACGCAGTGTCTGAAGCACGAGTGGTTAAACAATCTGCCTGCCAAAGCCAAGAAGTCCAAGCTTCGCCTGAAGTCCCAGTTGTTGCTGCAGAGTTACATGGCTCACAGAAAATGGAAGGTAAATAGATAAAGCCTGGCAAACCTACTTCCAGAGGGACAATTAGCTCCGTGTAGGCAGAGacatttcctccttttttgccTATTGGCTCACTTTTGCCCACAGGCTTCTTTCTTGTAGATATGAGTTTGGGAAGCCTATTTTCAGTTGCAAATTAAGTTTTTGCTCCTGCAGAATGATACTGCTTCTATTTTTAGCAAGTTTGGTTTCAATTTTTACTCCTCCTGACTGGTGTTTAGAAGTTTTACAGTTTTTCTCCTGACAAGTTCAGAGGCTTGAGATGCTACTTAGCTTATAttaaatgttctttctctgcatattggagtttgttgtttttttttttccccattgacaGCAGTTGCCTCATCCTGTTGTCGCTGTGGATTAGGGTTACAACATAAGGCAGTTCTGTGCCTCATGCTGCAGAGAGTAAAGtctgggagagaggaaaaaattcgGCTTAAACCCATCCAGAGAGCCCTCTGGACCTTCCTGATAACCTCATGTTCCTTCAGAGCTAAATTTTGGATGAAGAAGCGATAGATAAGACTTTCTGTTGAAGCCTGTATTGGATTGTAGATACTCAATCCTGGAAGGTGAACACAGTGCTCTTGTTACAAATAAGCCTGTGGAAATGTGAGGAAAAACTCAGTGAGgaccatttcattttcttttgtcacTGGAGAACTGTAATCCTTGCCAAGGAGTTAAACCAGAGGCTTACACTTTTCCCACTCCTGCACTCCAGCTGTTTGGTCACAGACTTCTgcacttgcatttaaaaaaaaatgcataatctAAAGACATATCACTATATAATTTGTAATAATGCTGCAGAAGTTCACAGTACCAGCAGTCTGTTCTGCAGTAACCAGTGGCTCCCCAGTACAAAGCTGTTCTGCACTGCAGTCCACACAAGGTGCGGGTCACTAGAGGGAAATGGgtaatggattttctttttttctttttttttgtcctcacagaagaaaaatccatgtCAGTCACAGAAAAGGTGCTTTACCTCAGTTGCACTCACACTTGGACTGTTCCGTTTTgttcacagaaacatttttatgtgGTGGCTGCTGCGAACAGGCTGAAGAGATTTCAGAGTATGTCTGTTAAGCTTCCATAAGCTTGTATGAAGCATCTACCACTCCTGGAGATGGACATGAAGCCATGGAAGAAGGACTCTATCTTCAATAATTTATACTCCTTTGTTTTATAACATAATACGTGAGGAAGACAGATGCAAACCCTTATGTGTGTTAGTGCTAAGGCTCCAGAAGTGCCTTGAGGCAGAAGCACTGAAATCATCTCTAAAAGCAGAAGCTACCTTGTTTGTTTTTACAAGTTTTTAGTTGTTGTGCATACTGATGGGAAAACATGGCAGTTACTGGGGCTGACTTCTTGCTGAAGGCTTTGATTATGCAGAGTATTTTTGGTATGTTCACACCGGAAACCACCTTGTCGGTTTTCTGGTCTCTCACACCAAGCATGGGATCTCTAATGACTTTCTTCATGACTGATGGATGTCATCAATTTTAGAGCACTGCCACAACAATGGCACAATTTTTCCCTCAGGTGTTTATTACTTAGAACAAATGATATCAGATATCATTTTTTTCTACcatttttccaaaaatgtttttttttccccccagacgTGATGATGATTCAGTGCAGCTACTCAGAGTTGAATGGTCTTAGTTTGTTGGTATTTTTTATTCTACTCTCTCCTTTAAAAAATAGTCACTGCATAGTTAGGAAATAGGAGGAATCATGGTTTGAAAAAACTTAAGCAGTTGGTCCATTGCTGCTTTTTCTTACGGTGAGTTGAATTGAGGTGAATTGACTGAACTTTTGGAAGGAGATAAGCGGTTTTTATCTAACGACCATTGGGTCTATGCAAAAAGATCTCATGTTGTCCAGAAAAGATGAGATTTCCAGGCATCATTTtatgtgtatttaaaaataagtgcTTCTTATTGGCTCTGAGTGCAGCCCTTAGTTTTGTTAAGTTTTAGTTCGAggattttttctcctctctgacaATTTTAATGAAGTCTGAGAAGTTGTTATGGTGTGATATGCAAAATAGGTTTTATCGCTGTTCAGTGGCAGGGAAATGGTGTGTTGCCAGACTCTGCCTTTAGCCCAGTTAGGATGCTGAAGCCCTTTTTTCTCCCACTTTGCTCTTGAAcattaaatgttttcttcacaaCACTaacttattttgcattttaaactttTTCCTGATGTATAAAGAGTTGGAAACACTTGCAGTCTCTCAGCAAAAAGCACAACATTATTTATTAAACCTATGgtttcctttcttcctgttctAGATTCTGCAAAACTCAGTGTGAGCTGGATGGGCTTGTAGGAAAAACAAACTAATACTACTAATCCTACTAAAACTAGCTTTAGGCATCAAACCACTGTAAAGCTCCCTTTAACTTCATGGAGTTTCACGTCCCTTGAATTAGCAAGAGCGTTGGTTGCTAATAAAGAGGTTTGTAAACCTGGCTTACCCTGGTCTTAGTTATCTTTTCCACTCTAGTGCTTCTCACTTTGCAGAGTCCTGAATTCTGGACTTCTGCAGCATTTCCAGAATTGAGACAGAGCATAATTAATAAAATCAAGTGAAATAATCTTGACAATGTATCACCTTCTGTGAAGGCCCACTTTTGTTCATGTTTTCCTTCCAAAGTGGTTCTGCATGATAAATGTGATTATATTAATTGGTCTGTATATTTCTGaattaatactaataaatgcCATTAAAGTGGAACAAGCCTATTCCTCAATTTTGGTTTAAACCCCCTCACCAAACAAACCTGAAAGCATCTCTGAGCAAGTCTTAACAACAGAATGCTAACCTGAGGACCCTCTACTACATAATTAGATCAGACTTTAAATGGTAGACATCTTGTTACAGCACTTACTCAATGTGAGTTAATTACCCAATATTTTCTCTGCACATCAGGCATGTTTGGAGTCTGTTCCCCGATAGTTGCTGTTGTATTTCAGAACTCTCATCTGGAATGAAATTAGCTCTTGCTAATTAAAGTAAAGTTGGCTCAAGTGATTTCCTTTTTAATGCATTGGGAGGAGAAGTGAAAGGAAAATGGCCAGTAAGTTCTAATTTTCTAGTTACTATGTGCTGCTTCCTCCATTTTTGTAAGAGGGTAACACATGGATGCTCTCTGCTGTCTTGTATGTGTTTCCTCTCCGTTTTCCACAAAGAGAAGGTGCATCTGACTGGCAGGATCGCTCTTTCATTCCTAGTAGGAGGAGATCCCTTTAGATTCGGCAGCCATCACATGGTTCTGCAGTACCATGaagcccacctctgcagccttaGGGGGTGTTTCACCATGTCTTGTGCATTTTGCTTGGGGATATATGAAACAACTAGAAGGATGAACCGCAGCTGACCTGTGAGTCACTGGAACAGTCAGTGTGGCAAAAGGAACTGGCCCCATACACTGCTGCAAAAGCAGTCACTGATAGCAACTGTTGTAATCCTGGCGTGATCAGTGTCACTGGGTGAGCAGGGACCATAACAGCAGTGAGGCATTTGGCAAGCTGTTAAGTGACTGTTGAGAAGAAGCTCAGATGGGAGCAGTGTTTCAAATCTAAATGCCCAGACATGAGATAATTTATCTTGCTTCATATGGACACCTAGAGTTTTCTGGGCTGTTCTGAAATGAGGGTTTAGGAAAGTTAACTTCCCTTTGCACACTCCAAGCAGAAAACGTGCATGAGAAATGGGCAGCAGACATGGACTGGTTTTGTTCTAGTTACACCAGCCCTGTACTATTAGAAGCTGTGATTTTCCTTCAAAAAGTAGTTAACACAAGTTGTAGTTTGAGTAGCTGGGATGAGTGTAGGACCGCAGAAGTTGCCTCTAAGAACTACAGGGCAGGGTGCACTTTCCACTGATTTTGTGACTACAAGATGCAAAAAACCTGTATTACCCAGAAAAGATCCTTGTCCCCTGGATATCTTCCTCTTTAAAGCACAGGCATCTCCTCTACGTCTTTTATTTTGCgctttatgggtttttttataaGTGACAAGTGCCAAGGAGCTGGTGTCATAATACAAAGCTCTTCCTTTTACTGCCTTTATTGTTTCTTGGAATATTTGGGACCCCTTACAAGCACAAGAGACTTCAGTTCCATACAGGTCATAAAAATAAGTCAAATTCAGTGACTAAACAATATTTCTTCAACagttaaaaatagtaaaaaaatatcAGTCTATTAATTCCTCTGCTGGTGTTGCAGTTTAACAAGGCACCATTAGTCCCCTCCTTTTTTTCACTGACTCCATCCCGCCGGGGCACAAGGGCATGTAACTTACAACTTATTTACACTCAACACAACATTAGCATGTTACCTGCTTCCTGCAGCAAGAGAAAGGAAGCTATTCTACCACCTAATGCCATAGCTGCTTAGGCACCAGCCTGGAGGGTAGTCAGACAGGCTTCTTGTAAAATCACCTCAATTCTGGTGTCATTTACTAAAACGAACATTCTTAAATACTTAAAAACTAGCACATAAATAAAATTAGCTGGCTATGAGGCAGCCATCACTTCTGTGCTACTGGAACTCTTGTTAGAGCAGAGGCAGAGTTAAAATCATGACCAAGCAGCAGTGACATTACTAGGTGGCACTACAGAGCCAGTACTCCTACTTGTCTCTCGTGCCTTAGCAGCGTTttccaggattttctttttccattcttcatagtcttgctttgtttcagtctttgtgCGTTTACATGGCATCTCCTCATCATCTTCAGATCCTATGAGAGAAGAATGAGAAAGTCCATGACCGGCCATCACGGGCAAGATGTTGCTGGCAATAACCATGGCAGCGAGCAAACGTGCAGACACAAGCACAGGGTCTGTCACGGTATTATCTAACCCTGTGGTGTGCTGCTCCCCTCACCTGCTGAACAGTCACCTCTTCACCTTTGTGTCTGAACAGAAGAATTGTCCTTAATTTTACTAGGACTACTCGGTATAATCACCACTGTGCTTCTGCTAGGTGCTCTTTGTCCTTTTCTTAGCCAGTGGTTTGCAGCATGGAGTAAGCTGCTGTGAACTGGGTGTTATGGCATATGACACACCTAAAACATAGGACACAAGAAAGGGGAACGAAgctgtcaggggaagttcaggttgcacattaggaaaaggttcttcactgagagagtgactggtcactggaacaggctccccagacTCGTGGTCATGGTGCcgagcctgtcagagttcaacgagcatctggatgatgctcttagtcatacggtttagttttaggtagtcctacGAGccacagggagttggactcaacgatccttatgggtcctttccaacttgagatattctatgataaAATATCATTAAGGAGCAGTAAAGCTCAGGACTGCTCTAGTGAGCTAATTTTCATTCATAACCAAGCACAACTTACCATCTTCCTTCTCGCAGTGCTCCACGTTGTTGTTCAAGCTTTCAGGTGTCTCTGCAGCCAGCGGAACAtcatcttctgaaaaaataagTAAGTTGCTTTACTTCTGAATGCTGTTTGGGGCCCTAAAGGTGTTGTTCCACATGCAATTCTCTGACAGGAGTGCCACCTTCCAAAAGTATTGTCTCCCAGTCACAGCAGTTCCTTGGTCCAGACATGCCCAAGCTGTACGTGCAGATGTGCCACCACACTTCAAGGCTTGCACAGACTGGTTGGCTGCTTTAACTAGCACTGCCACTGCATTTGTGACTATCATGTTGATACCCCCAAAAAACAGTGCTGCTCTTTTCTTGATTTCTCACGCAGGATTATCAGTTATTTCTTCCCCTTCTATCCCATTTCCACACTTTGTATTATTTATGCCCACAGCACGCAGGGGGCTGTCCATGTACACAGAAGCACACTCTTCCCTGAACTGATACAGAACCTCCCAGCTGCCTTTAGCTGCTTGAGAGGTGGGGTAAGGTTTTGAGATTTTTATAGGGCACTGCACTATGGAAGGTCCATGCCTAGGGAGAGAGCAGCAGCTTTGGGTTTGGATACAGGCAGCACATTCCAGAAAACTTCATGATACAAAGCATGAAGCAAGGGGTACTGTCAGTGGGAGAGTAAGAATGAAAgcctgggaaaggaaaaaggagataaggaggaaggagcagagatCTAGGACAAGAAGACGTGTGTCATATTTCAATCTTCCTCCTCCACAAAAAGGAGTGCAGAGAGAACTGCAGGTTCAACAACAGGCAAGAAAGATTCCTCGTGTCTGTCCACTGTATGTGGAGGGATGGTGTCAGGTAATGGCTGAATTACTACCAGAAGAGCAAGGCTTAGGCTTGTTCATCCTGCAGCGGGGAAAAGGCAAACACAGAAGTGAGTCAGTCAAAGCAACAGAGGTAGCAATATGTTCATGTTAATTTGCGTGTCACATTGCCATGTTAGCAGGATGCggaaagcaagcaagaaggaGGAATCCAAGATTGGTCAGGTAGTATGGGAGAAGCAGGGAATAAATTGCAACAGCAAAGAATATAAGGAGCAGTGAGCAtctgagaagagaggaaaatatttattttttggcCTTGCCACGTGCTAAGCTGTTGTGACTTCCCCAGAAGCAATTACTGTGACTGCGAACTGGGCTGCAGGAAATGTGTTGGAATGGATGGGCATTTTTGGCCGAAAGGAGTGATCAGACTGCAATCACTAGTGGAAAAGGATGGGGCACCGTGAGGCCAGGCGATGGGTACGCTGTCGTACAGGGATAAAGCCAAAACACTTACTGCTGAGTTGCTGGCTCATCTTCTCCAGCTGATTGCACAACCGGTCAAATATAGCTTTTTTCACCCCAGATGTAGCCAGCATTTTAGTTTTGTCCACTTTTAGCTTCAAACACCTAAAAAAGAAAGTTAAGTTACCGCTGTATAAAGCAACACTCCAGCAATTATCACTCAGGTGAGGTGACGTTTGCTGTACCAGCACTGCCTTCGGACTAGGCAGGCATGCTGAATGAATCAGCTGCTTACACTGTAAGCACTGTGTCTGTGCCTCGCCAGGTGTTTTAGCCCATAAAAGATCCCTCAAGCTATACTCACCTGCATGCAGTGAATAGTGCAGCTGTTATAAAAAGTGGTTTTGAGAAATCAAGGTCCATTTGCTGTGCTTCAGAGAGGCTGGACTCATACCTGAAGAACAATAAGAGACACAATTCTGTAGTGCATTTGCCTCAGATGTTTAGATGGATATGTCACATGGTACTCGGCAGTTGAACAGGTCTCCTGTTGGATCACTTGGTCCTTTGCAACCCAGTCAAGCAGAAACAGCTGCTACCAGCTGAACAGAGCAAAAGAGAgtagggaagagaagggaattaGGATCACCTCCCCTTTTTAATTATAGCTATTTAAGTTAGGGATCTGGATTAAGGCATGTCAGTAAAACCTACTTCTTGTGCTCCCCATCCACACAGCACTTCTCTCTACATTACATCTAAAAGTTACGATGAGATGCTTTGCGTAAATTCACCTGATACTAAAGGGTAGAATTATAGTTTCTTTGATTCCTCTAATATGTGTATTCCACAGATGAAGGCTTCAATATAGAAAAAGATATGATGGACATGCAGCACTgaagaatttcattttttattttccacctGTCCCCAAGCTATTTTTTATAGTTTGTATTAAGCACTGACAAGCACACACAGACTTTGTTCACTGACCTGCAACTCAGAATATTCTAAATCCCTAACAGCATTTAAACATGTGTTATCAGGGTGACAGCACTCCGGAACAGAACTTTTCAGTGATTGCTCTTGTTAAAGTAGATGTTAGAGTGCAACATCTTAGTCAGATCTGTTGAATCTCCATTGAAGTGTTCTACCGACTGTTTTTACAGGTAGTGTGCACTGTAAGAGATCCGCTTCTCCAGAAGGGAGGATTTGTTTCTATTAAGCATTACTTCTGAATTGTAACATCAGTAGCAGTGGAATGGAAGACAGTGTGATGCTATGGACAAATACAGGGACTAAGagtcctgtattttttttaaactattcccAGTTGAAGAACTGGGACTCGGACAACAACTTACTGAGACTACCCCTTTCCAACATGTATTCTAAAGAGTGGCCTAGATAAATGGCTGCATTGTTAGTGCTCAGAGCTCACCTCACCACTCCCAGTCAGTGGGAGATACCTGGCCCTTCAACCCACCAAGCTCTTTACACATCTAAGGAACAAAGAATCTCACTAGCGGTTACCAGTCTGCTCATGAGAGCTTCCTCACCTCTGCAGTATTTTTGAAGCGGTGCTCACTGCCTCTGTGCAGCAGAATTGCACAGCCAAGTCTCGCATTCCCAGCCTGGGGTTCATCTCTAGCAAACACTCCAAAGACTTCACGGAGCTCTGGTAGGTTGTCTTGTTCAAGCCGGAGAGTTTAACAAAATAGCTCTTTTAAGAAGACAAACCCCAAGAATTAGTAAGATTCCTTCCCGACACCTTATTCAGGCAACCAAAAGAGATTAGGGAGAAACTACACACCACCATAAAATAAAAGTTCTATTGCTATATTAAACAAACATGCGCAATGAATTATGTATGTTTTGACTGCACACTGAAAGATTAACCACCTAGGAATGCCACATCTTTTAATGCAGTGTTATTTTTAGACTGTTTCACTGGAAGTGAGGTTTGTCTTTTCCATGTAATATGACATGGCCCTTTGAGCACAAGGTGGTGAAAAACAAAG encodes:
- the ORC6 gene encoding origin recognition complex subunit 6 isoform X1 is translated as MERGLVRSLAARLGLTEPGAIRKAEEYLRLSQVKCTGLVAQMTATSSAVMCLDLAASFMKQPVDRVRRRSYFVKLSGLNKTTYQSSVKSLECLLEMNPRLGMRDLAVQFCCTEAVSTASKILQRYESSLSEAQQMDLDFSKPLFITAALFTACRCLKLKVDKTKMLATSGVKKAIFDRLCNQLEKMSQQLSKDDVPLAAETPESLNNNVEHCEKEDGSEDDEEMPCKRTKTETKQDYEEWKKKILENAAKNKSLCLTPELCLSCHGADDEETTPACSHLFSWVRGGASESLRNCPASTDTAYKNVT
- the ORC6 gene encoding origin recognition complex subunit 6 isoform X3, which produces MERGLVRSLAARLGLTEPGAIRKAEEYLRLSQVKCTGLVAQMTATSSAVMCLDLAASFMKQPVDRVRRRSYFVKLSGLNKTTYQSSVKSLECLLEMNPRLGMRDLAVQFCCTEAVSTASKILQRYESSLSEAQQMDLDFSKPLFITAALFTACRCLKLKVDKTKMLATSGVKKAIFDRLCNQLEKMSQQLSKDDVPLAAETPESLNNNVEHCEKEDGSEDDEEMPCKRTKTETKQDYEEWKKKILENAAKNKSLCLTPELCLSCHGADDEETTPACSHLFSWVRGGELTHAPTALL
- the ORC6 gene encoding origin recognition complex subunit 6 isoform X4 — encoded protein: MERGLVRSLAARLGLTEPGAIRKAEEYLRLSQVKCTGLVAQMTATSSAVMCLDLAASFMKQPVDRSYFVKLSGLNKTTYQSSVKSLECLLEMNPRLGMRDLAVQFCCTEAVSTASKILQRYESSLSEAQQMDLDFSKPLFITAALFTACRCLKLKVDKTKMLATSGVKKAIFDRLCNQLEKMSQQLSKDDVPLAAETPESLNNNVEHCEKEDGSEDDEEMPCKRTKTETKQDYEEWKKKILENAAKARETSRSTGSVVPPSNVTAAWS
- the ORC6 gene encoding origin recognition complex subunit 6 isoform X2 yields the protein MERGLVRSLAARLGLTEPGAIRKAEEYLRLSQVKCTGLVAQMTATSSAVMCLDLAASFMKQPVDRVRRRSYFVKLSGLNKTTYQSSVKSLECLLEMNPRLGMRDLAVQFCCTEAVSTASKILQRYESSLSEAQQMDLDFSKPLFITAALFTACRCLKLKVDKTKMLATSGVKKAIFDRLCNQLEKMSQQLSKDDVPLAAETPESLNNNVEHCEKEDGSEDDEEMPCKRTKTETKQDYEEWKKKILENAAKNKSLCLTPELCLSCHGADDEETTPACSHLFSWVRGVIFTLMDILQSK